Proteins encoded in a region of the Elaeis guineensis isolate ETL-2024a chromosome 7, EG11, whole genome shotgun sequence genome:
- the LOC109506070 gene encoding secreted RxLR effector protein 161-like, translating to MVGCRPAATLIEQNHRLMADGGTPVDRERYRRLVGRLIYLSHTHPDITFAVSVVSQYTHDPRKRHQEAVYRIIRYLKGCPGCRLIFSHHGHLKIEGYTAADWAGALDDKKSTSDYCTFLGGNLVTWRSKKQNVVTRSSVEAAYRALAQGTSPMTLFCDNKAAINIANNPVQHDRTKYIEIDRYFIKEKLDQRVICLTFIKSSEQLADIYIKGLSTLVFSYICNKMGLHDIFAPS from the exons ATGGTGGGTTGTAGACCTGCAGCTACTCTAATTGAGCAGAATCATCGTCTTATGGCTGACGGTGGTACTCCAGTTGATCGAGAAAGGTATCGACGCTTAGTAGGACGATTGATTTATCTTTCTCATACTCATCCTGATATCACTTTTGCTGTTAGTGTTGTAAGCCAGTATACGCATGATCCTCGTAAAAGACATCAGGAAGCTGTCTATCGAATTATACGATATCTTAAAGGATGTCCTGGATGTAGACTTATATTTTCTCATCATGGACACCTTAAGATTGAGGGATATACTGCTGCTGACTGGGCTGGAGCATTggatgataaaaagtctacatcaGATTATTGTACTTTCTTGGGTGGTAATCTTGTGACATGGCGCAGTAAGAAGCAGAATGTGGTCACTCGTTCCAGTGTTGAGGCTGCATATCGGGCCTTAGCTCAAGGG ACCTCTCCTATGACTCTCTTCTGTGATAATAAGGCAGCCATTAATATTGCTAATAATCCTGTTCAACATGATCGGACAAAGTATATTGAGATTGATCGatattttattaaagaaaaactAGATCAGCGTGTTATTTGCCTTACATTTATCAAATCCTCTGAACAACTAGCTGATATTTATATAAAAGGGCTTAGTACTCTAGTCTTTTCATATATCTGTAACAAGATGGGACTACATGATATCTTCGCCccatcttga
- the LOC105037457 gene encoding glutamate receptor 2.3-like, with product MPVELNPLPSPRLETKFLVVWSLEIAFSGNIDVRGKETSRAVTLHIGAIVNTNSRIGREQKIAIEIASKQFNSTTTLLLHVSKSSSSRSSQLRPISDAKNLIKWGAEVIVSTVPWPEVDMVAVLGSQAKIPVLSLAANPPLALAPRRFLVRMSYPDSGQMECLADLVKSYNWRRVIAVYEDDAYGSISATIARFSGYLRDVGSDIAYGAAFPPMDSLPDPKAAVRQELERVRRQLPKVYIIVRASSLLAVHLFQEAKKLGMMAKGHVWIINDDISTLFDSALMPSFLSSYMQGVVGIKIYFNEATDYYGDFRTKFRRRYESSYGKVGERYVDPGFFALRAYDALRVIACAASETVKQRKTLLEGILSCKFTGLSGPISFRRDGSFAKGKGTPAFQVVNVVGKSYKELGFWVEGSGFFKEEGDMGLGRPVVDVLGPVYWPGGPWTVPGGWGRLRIGVPARTSFDQFVKVEHDETGKVRAVTGFCIDVFKETLKRLKYDLEYEFIPFHGTYDDLISRVSLKEFDAVVGDVTILAERSANVTFTEPFLVSGLSMLVRVKPDHKTLMLTKPFSKAVWILIFSTLIYTGIIIWYIEHRRNPEFHGPWWTQLGATLWLMFSSIVNRHGMLNSYYTRTLVIPWLFAVLILTSSYTATLSSIMTVQKLEPMVDNGRVGCNGDSFVVKYLQDVLGYKEKMIVKLGAEENYPKAFESGNITAAYLEIPYLRLFLSRHDGYTVYGETHRLGGFGFAFQKGSPIAADISEAILELAEDGIMKQLEKKWFFFSLSNCPSPDNNYSKTDSLSLDHFWQLFLFTGGTSTTVFLLFVARLIQRRLTSHQQADESPRERFRRLWRSLISKIKKIWRSMMFWGKNEAQLSSLPITSAQEENGISTGSGRINNVESESHDNDLMDAEPPHHG from the exons ATGCCCGTCGAACTCAACCCGCTCCCATCTCCTCGTTTGGAAACAAAGTTTCTCGTGGTGTGGTCCTTGGAAATCGCCTTTAGCGGCAACATTGATGTGAGAGGGAAAGAAACGAG TAGAGCAGTCACCCTTCACATCGGTGCCATCGTTAATACTAACTCTCGCATTGGAAGAGAGCAAAAGATCGCCATTGAGATCGCATCCAAACAATTCAACTCCACCACTACGCTACTACTCCATGTCAGCAAATCCAGCAGCAGCAGGAGCAGCCAGCTCCGACCAATTTCAGACG CTAAAAATCTCATCAAATGGGGAGCAGAAGTAATTGTCAGCACAGTACCATGGCCGGAGGTGGACATGGTGGCAGTGCTCGGCAGTCAGGCCAAAATTCCGGTGCTCTCGCTCGCCGCGAACCCTCCGCTGGCCTTGGCACCCAGACGCTTCTTGGTCCGCATGTCGTATCCGGATTCCGGTCAAATGGAGTGCCTCGCTGACCTCGTGAAATCCTACAACTGGAGGAGGGTCATTGCGGTCTACGAAGACGACGCATACGGTAGCATCTCCGCAACCATCGCTCGTTTTTCCGGCTACCTACGAGACGTCGGATCCGATATAGCCTACGGCGCCGCCTTCCCACCAATGGACTCCCTTCCTGACCCAAAGGCCGCGGTGCGGCAAGAGTTGGAGAGGGTGCGGAGACAGCTGCCCAAGGTGTACATCATCGTCCGGGCATCATCGTTATTGGCCGTCCATCTCTTCCAGGAGGCGAAGAAGTTGGGAATGATGGCGAAGGGCCACGTGTGGATCATCAACGATGATATCTCCACGCTCTTTGACTCGGCCCTCATGCCGTCGTTCCTCTCTTCTTACATGCAAGGCGTAGTAGGTATCAAGATCTATTTCAACGAGGCCACCGACTACTACGGCGACTTCCGTACCAAATTCCGGCGGAGATACGAATCCAGTTATGGAAAGGTAGGGGAGAGGTACGTGGACCCGGGATTCTTTGCGCTGCGAGCTTATGATGCGCTGCGTGTGATCGCATGTGCGGCATCTGAGACCGTGAAGCAACGCAAGACGCTGTTAGAAGGGATTCTCTCGTGTAAATTTACTGGGCTCAGCGGGCCGATTAGTTTTAGAAGAGATGGGAGCTTCGCAAAGGGGAAGGGCACCCCGGCTTTTCAGGTAGTCAATGTTGTGGGGAAGAGCTACAAAGAACTGGGGTTCTGGGTCGAGGGATCGGGATTCTTTAAAGAGGAGGGAGATATGGGCCTTGGTAGGCCTGTTGTGGATGTCCTGGGTCCGGTCTACTGGCCTGGAGGCCCATGGACAGTCCCTGGAGGGTGGGGTCGTTTGAGGATTGGGGTTCCGGCCCGGACGTCCTTCGACCAGTTCGTGAAGGTAGAGCACGACGAAACTGGGAAGGTGAGGGCAGTGACGGGATTCTGCATCGATGTTTTCAAAGAGACCCTCAAGCGCTTGAAGTACGACCTGGAATACGAGTTCATCCCCTTTCATGGAACCTACGATGACCTCATATCCCGAGTGTCCTTGAAG GAATTTGATGCTGTGGTGGGGGACGTCACTATACTAGCTGAGCGTTCAGCGAACGTCACGTTCACTGAGCCGTTTCTTGTGTCCGGTTTATCCATGTTGGTTCGTGTAAAACCAGATCACAAAACATTGATGCTCACCAAGCCATTCTCCAAGGCAGTATGGATCCTGATCTTCTCCACATTAATCTACACTGGGATCATAATCTGGTACATCGAGCACAGGAGAAATCCGGAGTTTCACGGCCCCTGGTGGACGCAGCTTGGAGCCACGCTTTGGTTGATGTTTTCTAGCATCGTCAATCGACATG GAATGCTTAATAGCTACTACACCAGAACACTGGTCATTCCATGGCTCTTTGCTGTACTAATTCTGACTTCCAGCTACACCGCCACCCTTAGTTCTATCATGACTGTCCAAAAGCTCGAGCCGATGGTGGATAACGGGAGGGTTGGGTGTAACGGTGACTCGTTTGTTGTGAAGTACCTGCAAGATGTACTAGGttataaagaaaaaatgattGTGAAGCTTGGAGCAGAAGAGAACTATCCCAAGGCTTTTGAGAGTGGAAACATCACCGCTGCTTACCTCGAGATTCCATATCTACGATTATTTCTTTCACGGCATGATGGTTATACTGTCTATGGGGAGACCCACAGGCTTGGAGGCTTTGGTTTC GCATTCCAGAAAGGTTCACCAATAGCTGCAGATATATCTGAAGCCATACTGGAGCTAGCCGAGGATGGGATAATGAAGCAGCTGGAAAAAAagtggttcttcttctctttgtccaaCTGTCCAAGCCCAGATAATAACTATAGTAAAACAGACAGCTTAAGTCTCGATCACTTTTGGCAGCTCTTCCTCTTTACTGGTGGCACTTCAACTACTGTTTTTCTATTGTTTGTTGCCCGTTTGATCCAAAGAAGGCTTACCTCCCACCAACAAGCAGATGAGTCCCCAAGAGAGAGGTTCAGAAGACTATGGAGGTCTCTAATatctaagatcaaaaaaatttggaggtCTATGATGTTCTGGGGGAAGAATGAAGCTCAACTCTCCAGTTTACCTATCACATCAGCTCAAGAGGAAAATGGAATTTCCACGGGCAGTGGAAGAATTAACAATGTCGAATCAGAATCTCATGACAATGATCTCATGGATGCAGAGCCTCCTCACCATGGATAG